From Daphnia pulicaria isolate SC F1-1A chromosome 4, SC_F0-13Bv2, whole genome shotgun sequence, one genomic window encodes:
- the LOC124336983 gene encoding zinc finger MYND domain-containing protein 10-like isoform X2, translating into MDYEEDQLIEQTRLCQLEELASDRWLLHHQAVVQLSLKAVSQTAQLREETVYAKLMEAEKVSLLVYDAILIEIWREEILPHLLKTESSLSPLMIYSVLYHEGAVISLLELLLYHSAACEALGDSIVDLLDYCHRTLLRSAAASASSRNHPSLADSPILKHLDVSHLEANIAIRCIAILRFLAGHADNLSEIVTSRMLTTTDVPLLAVQLLMDQQPWIRRVRRQSDGDDESGSRNDDDEMLEIYDNGQWRRCSHDEASGSSGGQIHPVAAHLWLLLLSLLMSPVAPRKYDLNDFRCQQLLKLRSSLNPYVIDQIPPLAEFEQWLVQLSIVGAHQVWRHSGSSLQKPFILELVAEMRQLMLKQLAAEWTAILDGQRQFLSDESPETIHRLAAIYDPEHLEATFDHCTSRHTTTEPTTTTSAAAAADAAGRQTNIAGSSTCTLCAKPALHRCSRCRRQHYCSKECQVADWPNHNSDCKPALKPLTRRDGGHLNLLLQQQH; encoded by the exons ATGGATTACGAAGAAGATCAACTGATTGAACAGACTCGACTCTGTCAACTGGAAGAATTGGCTTCTGACAG ATGGCTGTTGCATCATCAAGCCGTGGTCCAGTTATCGCTCAAGGCCGTCTCCCAGACTGCTCAGCTCCGTGAAGAAACCGTCTACGCCAAACTAATGGAAGCAGAGAAA GTTTCCCTGCTGGTCTACGATGCCATCCTGATCGAAATATGGAGGGAGGAGATCCTGCCTCACTTGCTCAAGACCGAATCTTCCCTTTCACCTTTAATGATTTACTCGGTG CTGTACCACGAAGGAGCCGTCATTAGCTTGCTGGAGCTATTGCTGTACCATTCGGCGGCCTGCGAAGCCCTGGGCGACTCAATCGTCGATTTACTCGACTATTGCCATCGCACGCTCTTGCGTTCAGCAGCAGCTTCGGCGTCGTCGAGGAACCACCCGTCCTTGGCCGACAGCCCAATCCTCAAGCACCTGGACGTCAGCCACTTGGAGGCCAACATCGCCATCCGCTGCATCGCCATTCTACGCTTTCTCGCCGGTCACGCAGACAA TTTGTCCGAAATCGTTACATCCCGGATGCTAACAACGACGGACGTGCCGCTGTTGGCGGTCCAGCTACTGATGGACCAGCAACCGTGGATCCGGCGGGTCAGACGCCAAAGCGACGGTGATGATGAAAGCGGAAGccggaacgacgacgacgaaatgtTGGAAATCTACGACAACGGTCAATGGCGTCGCTGCTCTCACGACGAAGCATCCGGCTCAAGCGGTGGCCAGATCCATCCAGTAGCTGCCCACCTATGGCTCCTCCTATTGTCCCTCCTGATGAGTCCCGTGGCCCCACGCAAATACGACCTCAACGACTTCCGGTGCCAGCAGTTACTCAAA TTGCGCTCCAGTTTGAATCCGTACGTCATCGATCAAATTCCTCCGCTGGCTGAGTTTGAACAATGGCTGGTCCAACTCTCGATTGTCGGCGCCCATCAAGTTTGGCGTCATTCCGGTTCCAGCCTGCAGAAGCCTTTCATCCTGGAACTAGTGGCCGAAATGAGACAGCTCATGCTCAAGCAACTGGCCGCCGAATGGACGGCCATCCTCGATGGCCAACGACAGTTTCTCAGCGACGAATCACCCGAAACTATCCATCG GTTGGCGGCCATTTACGATCCGGAACACCTGGAAGCCACCTTCGACCATTGCACAAGTCGTCATACAACAACcgagccaacaacaacaacatcagcagcagcagcagcagacgcagCAGGACGACAGACGAATATTGCCGGCAGTAGTACGTGCACTTTGTGCGCCAAACCGGCCCTCCATCGCTGCTCACGCTGCCGCCGTCAGCATTATTGcagcaa GGAATGCCAAGTAGCGGATTGGCCGAACCACAATTCGGATTGCAAGCCGGCGCTGAAACCCCTGACTCGACGGGATGGAGGCCACCTCAACCTTctactccagcagcagcactga
- the LOC124336983 gene encoding zinc finger MYND domain-containing protein 10-like isoform X1, with amino-acid sequence MDYEEDQLIEQTRLCQLEELASDRWLLHHQAVVQLSLKAVSQTAQLREETVYAKLMEAEKVSLLVYDAILIEIWREEILPHLLKTESSLSPLMIYSVVSCQNMNNNQLASQPASPGCTQKQKAPTFFLFFSQPNDNTEINLKKREREAFPFCLKQTHIPLLPYCWQLYHEGAVISLLELLLYHSAACEALGDSIVDLLDYCHRTLLRSAAASASSRNHPSLADSPILKHLDVSHLEANIAIRCIAILRFLAGHADNLSEIVTSRMLTTTDVPLLAVQLLMDQQPWIRRVRRQSDGDDESGSRNDDDEMLEIYDNGQWRRCSHDEASGSSGGQIHPVAAHLWLLLLSLLMSPVAPRKYDLNDFRCQQLLKLRSSLNPYVIDQIPPLAEFEQWLVQLSIVGAHQVWRHSGSSLQKPFILELVAEMRQLMLKQLAAEWTAILDGQRQFLSDESPETIHRLAAIYDPEHLEATFDHCTSRHTTTEPTTTTSAAAAADAAGRQTNIAGSSTCTLCAKPALHRCSRCRRQHYCSKECQVADWPNHNSDCKPALKPLTRRDGGHLNLLLQQQH; translated from the exons ATGGATTACGAAGAAGATCAACTGATTGAACAGACTCGACTCTGTCAACTGGAAGAATTGGCTTCTGACAG ATGGCTGTTGCATCATCAAGCCGTGGTCCAGTTATCGCTCAAGGCCGTCTCCCAGACTGCTCAGCTCCGTGAAGAAACCGTCTACGCCAAACTAATGGAAGCAGAGAAA GTTTCCCTGCTGGTCTACGATGCCATCCTGATCGAAATATGGAGGGAGGAGATCCTGCCTCACTTGCTCAAGACCGAATCTTCCCTTTCACCTTTAATGATTTACTCGGTGGTGAGTTGTCAAAATATGAATAACAACCAgctagccagccagccagccagcccgggttgcacacaaaaacaaaaggcccccaccttttttcttttcttctcccaaCCTAACGACAAcacagaaataaatttaaaaaagagagagagagaagccttTCCTTTTTGTCTCAAACAAACCCACATTCCCCTTTTACCTTATTGTTGGCAGCTGTACCACGAAGGAGCCGTCATTAGCTTGCTGGAGCTATTGCTGTACCATTCGGCGGCCTGCGAAGCCCTGGGCGACTCAATCGTCGATTTACTCGACTATTGCCATCGCACGCTCTTGCGTTCAGCAGCAGCTTCGGCGTCGTCGAGGAACCACCCGTCCTTGGCCGACAGCCCAATCCTCAAGCACCTGGACGTCAGCCACTTGGAGGCCAACATCGCCATCCGCTGCATCGCCATTCTACGCTTTCTCGCCGGTCACGCAGACAA TTTGTCCGAAATCGTTACATCCCGGATGCTAACAACGACGGACGTGCCGCTGTTGGCGGTCCAGCTACTGATGGACCAGCAACCGTGGATCCGGCGGGTCAGACGCCAAAGCGACGGTGATGATGAAAGCGGAAGccggaacgacgacgacgaaatgtTGGAAATCTACGACAACGGTCAATGGCGTCGCTGCTCTCACGACGAAGCATCCGGCTCAAGCGGTGGCCAGATCCATCCAGTAGCTGCCCACCTATGGCTCCTCCTATTGTCCCTCCTGATGAGTCCCGTGGCCCCACGCAAATACGACCTCAACGACTTCCGGTGCCAGCAGTTACTCAAA TTGCGCTCCAGTTTGAATCCGTACGTCATCGATCAAATTCCTCCGCTGGCTGAGTTTGAACAATGGCTGGTCCAACTCTCGATTGTCGGCGCCCATCAAGTTTGGCGTCATTCCGGTTCCAGCCTGCAGAAGCCTTTCATCCTGGAACTAGTGGCCGAAATGAGACAGCTCATGCTCAAGCAACTGGCCGCCGAATGGACGGCCATCCTCGATGGCCAACGACAGTTTCTCAGCGACGAATCACCCGAAACTATCCATCG GTTGGCGGCCATTTACGATCCGGAACACCTGGAAGCCACCTTCGACCATTGCACAAGTCGTCATACAACAACcgagccaacaacaacaacatcagcagcagcagcagcagacgcagCAGGACGACAGACGAATATTGCCGGCAGTAGTACGTGCACTTTGTGCGCCAAACCGGCCCTCCATCGCTGCTCACGCTGCCGCCGTCAGCATTATTGcagcaa GGAATGCCAAGTAGCGGATTGGCCGAACCACAATTCGGATTGCAAGCCGGCGCTGAAACCCCTGACTCGACGGGATGGAGGCCACCTCAACCTTctactccagcagcagcactga
- the LOC124336983 gene encoding zinc finger MYND domain-containing protein 10-like isoform X3, producing MIYSVVSCQNMNNNQLASQPASPGCTQKQKAPTFFLFFSQPNDNTEINLKKREREAFPFCLKQTHIPLLPYCWQLYHEGAVISLLELLLYHSAACEALGDSIVDLLDYCHRTLLRSAAASASSRNHPSLADSPILKHLDVSHLEANIAIRCIAILRFLAGHADNLSEIVTSRMLTTTDVPLLAVQLLMDQQPWIRRVRRQSDGDDESGSRNDDDEMLEIYDNGQWRRCSHDEASGSSGGQIHPVAAHLWLLLLSLLMSPVAPRKYDLNDFRCQQLLKLRSSLNPYVIDQIPPLAEFEQWLVQLSIVGAHQVWRHSGSSLQKPFILELVAEMRQLMLKQLAAEWTAILDGQRQFLSDESPETIHRLAAIYDPEHLEATFDHCTSRHTTTEPTTTTSAAAAADAAGRQTNIAGSSTCTLCAKPALHRCSRCRRQHYCSKECQVADWPNHNSDCKPALKPLTRRDGGHLNLLLQQQH from the exons ATGATTTACTCGGTGGTGAGTTGTCAAAATATGAATAACAACCAgctagccagccagccagccagcccgggttgcacacaaaaacaaaaggcccccaccttttttcttttcttctcccaaCCTAACGACAAcacagaaataaatttaaaaaagagagagagagaagccttTCCTTTTTGTCTCAAACAAACCCACATTCCCCTTTTACCTTATTGTTGGCAGCTGTACCACGAAGGAGCCGTCATTAGCTTGCTGGAGCTATTGCTGTACCATTCGGCGGCCTGCGAAGCCCTGGGCGACTCAATCGTCGATTTACTCGACTATTGCCATCGCACGCTCTTGCGTTCAGCAGCAGCTTCGGCGTCGTCGAGGAACCACCCGTCCTTGGCCGACAGCCCAATCCTCAAGCACCTGGACGTCAGCCACTTGGAGGCCAACATCGCCATCCGCTGCATCGCCATTCTACGCTTTCTCGCCGGTCACGCAGACAA TTTGTCCGAAATCGTTACATCCCGGATGCTAACAACGACGGACGTGCCGCTGTTGGCGGTCCAGCTACTGATGGACCAGCAACCGTGGATCCGGCGGGTCAGACGCCAAAGCGACGGTGATGATGAAAGCGGAAGccggaacgacgacgacgaaatgtTGGAAATCTACGACAACGGTCAATGGCGTCGCTGCTCTCACGACGAAGCATCCGGCTCAAGCGGTGGCCAGATCCATCCAGTAGCTGCCCACCTATGGCTCCTCCTATTGTCCCTCCTGATGAGTCCCGTGGCCCCACGCAAATACGACCTCAACGACTTCCGGTGCCAGCAGTTACTCAAA TTGCGCTCCAGTTTGAATCCGTACGTCATCGATCAAATTCCTCCGCTGGCTGAGTTTGAACAATGGCTGGTCCAACTCTCGATTGTCGGCGCCCATCAAGTTTGGCGTCATTCCGGTTCCAGCCTGCAGAAGCCTTTCATCCTGGAACTAGTGGCCGAAATGAGACAGCTCATGCTCAAGCAACTGGCCGCCGAATGGACGGCCATCCTCGATGGCCAACGACAGTTTCTCAGCGACGAATCACCCGAAACTATCCATCG GTTGGCGGCCATTTACGATCCGGAACACCTGGAAGCCACCTTCGACCATTGCACAAGTCGTCATACAACAACcgagccaacaacaacaacatcagcagcagcagcagcagacgcagCAGGACGACAGACGAATATTGCCGGCAGTAGTACGTGCACTTTGTGCGCCAAACCGGCCCTCCATCGCTGCTCACGCTGCCGCCGTCAGCATTATTGcagcaa GGAATGCCAAGTAGCGGATTGGCCGAACCACAATTCGGATTGCAAGCCGGCGCTGAAACCCCTGACTCGACGGGATGGAGGCCACCTCAACCTTctactccagcagcagcactga